The segment TATTTCTTTCAATATTTTTTGTCATATATTCATCCTTCGCCTTGGGCGTTTCGGGAAGCAATGGCTGTGAAAAGAAGTCCGGCCTGTTATACATATCCATTAGCGATTCCCTCATAACGGCTATTCTTTTTTCATCGGCAGGATGTGTTGAGAAAAAATCAAATTCATTGGCATTATCCTGTGCAAATCTCTGCCAGAATACTGGAACGCCACTGACATCAAAACCTGCAAGATAGGCTATTATCAAGCCCAGCTTATCTGCCTCCAATTCATTATCACGACCCCACGGCTGAGTCAAGAGATAATGTGAAGTGGCATTAGCTACATTTACACCGGCTCTTACCAAATCTCCTGCAGCACCAAAGCCCAACATATCCAACGCTATACTGCCCATCCATGAAGCTGAGGACAAGGAGTTTTTTGTCTGCTCCACACTGGCTCTTGTACGTGAATGATCAAGAAGTGCATGTGAAATTTCATGTGACAATACAAAGGCCAATTCCTCAGGATATTGCATATATTCAAGTATACCCGCATAGACCACTATCTTACCACCGGGATAACAGCATGCATTGGCTATGCTACTATTTACCAGGTGTACCTCCCAGTCATAGTAGTCAATCACATAATCCATACGATTTATCTTCTGAAGATAATCTTCCACGGCACGTATCAATGAAACCGTGATATCAAATACCATTCGACCTGTTTGGGTATTATCAAGAA is part of the Methanosphaera sp. BMS genome and harbors:
- a CDS encoding M48 family metallopeptidase — encoded protein: MNKDDRSDLNPFTGKRHYDTIDDDEFLEECYNAYYSELNQYELLDNTQTGRMVFDITVSLIRAVEDYLQKINRMDYVIDYYDWEVHLVNSSIANACCYPGGKIVVYAGILEYMQYPEELAFVLSHEISHALLDHSRTRASVEQTKNSLSSASWMGSIALDMLGFGAAGDLVRAGVNVANATSHYLLTQPWGRDNELEADKLGLIIAYLAGFDVSGVPVFWQRFAQDNANEFDFFSTHPADEKRIAVMRESLMDMYNRPDFFSQPLLPETPKAKDEYMTKNIERNIQGYNDSQVRGHNEFQAQGYNHSQNQSNSNVTTHTFQAHYKCPGCDNPIAVGDEFCNSCGLNLKQLHCPNCGKHVFLTDKYCMHCGNKL